In Rhineura floridana isolate rRhiFlo1 chromosome 1, rRhiFlo1.hap2, whole genome shotgun sequence, the following proteins share a genomic window:
- the LOC133388989 gene encoding class I histocompatibility antigen, F10 alpha chain-like, with translation MGLLQWPVLLLLGPAAFLLGDCSGTSSHSFLVFLTTVSEPGQGLPQFTAGGYVDDQHIGHYESYTKKVLPSVSWMKEMEKERADYGKRQTQILQNEEPEFRANLVILQNRFNQTRGIHTWQTMYGCEVGPEGRRGGYIQHSYNGRDFLSLDKETLTWTAAQPEAQVTKRSWDRDRAFTQHWKASLEEECIEWLEGYLHNGKEVLQRTEPPVVKVTCQAHSDGMETLVCRAHGFHPKEIDANWRKDGEVWEEGTFRGLVAPNSDGTYHALVGIQINPKDRDLYQCHVEHDGLKEPLDVAWEEPASNIAPIIGCVLGAILLGAAAIAGIMLYRKWQSGFKEAPTSGQGSDNQGSDNSSKGSNLAI, from the coding sequence ATGGGGCTGCTTCAATGGCCCGTTTTGCTCCTGCTGGGGCCTGCTGCCTTCCTGCTGGGGGACTGTTCTGGCACTTCCTCCCACTCCTTTCTTGTATTCTTAACGACTGTATCAGAGCCTGGCCAGGGACTTCCTCAGTTCACTGCTGGGGGGTATGTGGATGACCAGCACATTGGTCACTATGAGAGCTACACAAAGAAAGTGCTGCCATCAGTCTCTTGGATGAAGGAGATGGAGAAGGAGAGAGCCGATTATGGGAAGCGACAGACCCAGATCTTGCAAAATGAAGAGCCAGAGTTCAGAGCGAACTTGGTAATTCTGCAGAATCGCTTCAACCAGACTAGAGGGATTCACACCTGGCAGACCATGTATGGCTGTGAGGTGGGCCCAGAGGGGCGCAGAGGAGGGTATATCCAGCACAGCTACAACGGGAGGGACTTCCTCAGCCTCGacaaggagaccctcacctggacGGCGGCCCAGCCGGAGGCCCAAGTGACCAAGAGGTCGTGGGATAGAGACAGGGCTTTTACCCAGCACTGGAAGGCCTCCCTGGAGGAGGAATGCATTGAGTGGCTGGAGGGTTACCTGCACAACGGGAAGGAGGTTCTGCAGAGGACAGAGCCACCAGTGGTGAAGGTGACGTGCCAGGCGCACTCAGATGGCATGGAGACCCTCGTCTGCCGAGCCCACGGCTTCCACCCCAAGGAGATCGATGCTAACTGGAGGAAGGACGGGGAGGTCTGGGAGGAGGGCACCTTCCGTGGCCTCGTCGCCCCCAACTCAGACGGGACTTACCATGCCTTGGTTGGCATCCAGATCAACCCAAAGGACAGGGACCTTTATCAGTGTCATGTGGAGCATGACGGCCTAAAGGAGCctctggatgtggcctgggaggagCCTGCCTCCAACATAGCACCCATTATTGGGTGTGTTCTGGGGGCCATCCTGCTGGGAGCAGCTGCAATTGCTGGGATCATGTTGTACAGAAAATGGCAGTCAGGATTCAAAGAAGCGCCAACaagtggccaagggtctgacaacCAAGGGTCTGACAACTCCAGCAAGGGGAGCAACCTGGCCATCTAG